One genomic region from Ornithinimicrobium flavum encodes:
- a CDS encoding NADH:flavin oxidoreductase/NADH oxidase: MASSLLFEPLTLRGLTVPGRAWVSPMCQYSCSLESPGVVGDWHLAHLQAFAAGGAPMILTEASAVTAEGRISPWDAGLWGEHQIGPWERIVSLVHATGSRIGIQLAHAGRKGSTYAPFHPESGSVGEDDGGWATVGAGEAPFGAYASPRAMTTEEVAAVPGAFAAAARRAVVAGFDAVELHAAHGYLLAQFLSPLVNERQDGYGGSDQARARLLLESVEAVRQVVPDSMPVLVRVSATDWSPHTPGGVAGDVERTVQVARWLAERGADLVDVSSGGNLPDPQIPVGPGYQTRFAARVREEVDVPVSTVGMITQPRQAELVLATGQADVVMMARALLADPRWWHRAAHQLGHDLPWVPQYARVLDRHVY, from the coding sequence ATGGCCTCCTCCCTCCTCTTCGAGCCCCTCACGCTGCGCGGGCTCACCGTCCCCGGTCGTGCCTGGGTCTCGCCGATGTGCCAGTACTCCTGCTCACTCGAGAGCCCTGGTGTCGTGGGTGACTGGCACCTGGCGCACCTGCAGGCGTTCGCGGCCGGCGGGGCGCCCATGATCCTCACGGAGGCCAGCGCGGTCACCGCCGAGGGACGGATCTCCCCGTGGGACGCCGGACTGTGGGGGGAGCACCAGATCGGGCCGTGGGAGCGGATCGTCTCCTTGGTGCACGCCACCGGGTCCCGCATCGGGATCCAGCTGGCGCACGCCGGGCGCAAGGGGTCGACCTACGCACCCTTTCACCCTGAGAGCGGGTCGGTGGGCGAGGACGACGGGGGATGGGCGACCGTGGGGGCCGGGGAGGCACCCTTCGGGGCGTACGCCTCGCCGCGCGCCATGACCACCGAGGAGGTCGCCGCCGTGCCCGGGGCGTTCGCGGCGGCTGCGCGCCGGGCGGTCGTCGCCGGCTTCGACGCGGTGGAGCTCCACGCGGCCCACGGCTACCTCCTGGCGCAGTTCCTGAGCCCGCTGGTGAACGAGCGGCAGGACGGCTACGGGGGGTCCGACCAGGCCCGGGCGCGCCTGCTCCTCGAGTCCGTGGAGGCGGTGCGGCAGGTGGTGCCCGACAGCATGCCGGTTCTGGTGCGGGTGTCGGCCACGGACTGGTCGCCGCACACGCCGGGCGGGGTCGCCGGCGATGTCGAGCGGACCGTGCAGGTGGCCCGCTGGCTGGCCGAGCGCGGGGCCGACCTCGTGGACGTCTCCAGCGGGGGCAACCTTCCCGACCCGCAGATCCCCGTGGGCCCCGGCTACCAGACGCGCTTCGCGGCGCGGGTGCGTGAGGAGGTCGACGTGCCGGTGAGCACGGTGGGGATGATCACCCAGCCCCGCCAGGCGGAGCTGGTGCTGGCGACCGGCCAGGCGGACGTGGTGATGATGGCCCGGGCGCTCCTGGCCGACCCACGGTGGTGGCACCGCGCGGCCCACCAGCTGGGGCACGACCTGCCGTGGGTCCCGCAGTACGCCCGCGTCCTGGACCGGCACGTCTACTAG